Genomic window (Salvelinus fontinalis isolate EN_2023a chromosome 3, ASM2944872v1, whole genome shotgun sequence):
ATTGTTTGTATCATTTTTTGGTTGCATTGTTTGTATATCACATTTTACATTTGTGTGACATTCCTTTTCtgtcagtgtatcagtgttctgtTAGGCGCCATGTtcggtgttttttgttgttgttgtggaccccaggaagagtagctgctgcttctgcaaaagccAACGGGGATCCAAATAAACCACGTGACCTGACTTGACCTAGAAAAACTCTGGTCACATCACCTCActcacatggtcaggaaaaatTCTTGGACCCATCTATGAACAATAAAATGGGGAGTGGCAGAGTGTAACATACTGTTATAATACAGCAAGTACACTACAGGAGATAAAATAATTCCTCCAGTTACTCATTAACAAATAGGGCCATTTCTGACAGCTGAGTGGGAAGATTCAATATTTTATGAGTCAATGGATTTGCACATTTTACAACAGTCACAAGAACGCGAGTGACCAAGGTCCACAGATGACAATTTGACTGATAAGAATAGAACTACCTACAATTCTTTGAAAAATATGTATAAGGAAGAGATGTATAACAGTGTGTGTAAACATTATTTAGGCCTATTACAAACTCTCCGCTAGAGAGAGCAGTGTCTGAAGTCATACTGACCTTTTTTATTGTGACACAGCCCATGGTGGTGGTCTCTGGGAAGGAGAGGGTCTCTGAGAAGCCACTGTCTAGCCTCTCCTCTGCTGCCTCTTTCTTGTACTGGGGAGGCGAGTGGCTCTGTCCCTGTTCATGACGGGGGGAGCATGGGGTTGTCTTGCTGCTCCTCTTACAGCGCGCCCCTGTCCCTGCACCTGCTTTTGTCTCTGTCGTCTCTCTAGTCCTGAGCGGGACCTGGAAGTTGAAAGGGCTGTAGGGGTCTGAGGAGGAGCTGAAGGAGTTCCACAGCCTCAGGCTCTCAGCCTCATCCACCTCACTGCTACTGGACTCATCCCCAGAGCCAAACTCCTCcgcgggagaggagaagggagaggggggttGCTCTGGAGGTGAGGCTTCAAGGGAGCAGGCTGCTGTGGCTGTAGAGGTGGACAGGATGgttctagggctggtgaggagggggGCGGTAAAGTTTTGGGGGTTATAGGGATCCCTGCTTTGGCACAGTGAGGTCCACAGTCTTTCCGTTTCCGAGTCTGGCCGCTCGGAATCAGATGCATCCTCCTCATCTTCATCCAGCACCTCGGAATCTGAGAATTGTGACGAGCCGTCGCCGTCGAAACCATCGTCATCCTCGCTGAGCGAGTCGTCTGATTGGCTGTCATCACTGCAGGGGCTGCCCATGATGTAGGCGATAGCCTTGTTACTGCACCGAGGTGTGGAGGGGGGCCAAGCGGACGCCATTTCCTCTTCCTCAGAGTCTGTGACGTCCGAGTCCtcaacctcctcctccccttccatcCCTCCTGTGAAGGCCGTCTCACCCAATTCTCTCTCCGGCTCCCTCTTACCAGAGCTCCCCTGTGTTGGTGTGtcggtctctgttctctctgtgatCCCCTGTAGCTCTTCACAGGGAAGCCTCAACATGTACAGTCTGGAGGTAGAGTGTTCTTCTTCCAGACTGGAATAGCCATTATCCTGGTCAGGGGTGAGAGCTGACAACTCACTGAAGGCAGTGACAGCTGCAACACTGACAATATGACTTCTGGTACAGACTGTTTCCCGGTGATCTAAGGGGAGAACATCAGGGCTAGGGAGAGATTctgtccgggtggccatttgaaggCTTCCATTGTCCGTTGGCTCCTCTTTGTGGCAGAAGGGTCCAGTCCTTTCGCCATCATTGCACTGTACAAACAGCTCTGTTGGCATGGTAACGGCGGCCTTTGTGCCACACTCTGGTTGACGACAATGGACGTTGCGGTTGTGATTGTTTTCCACAGTCCTCTCTTTGCTCGACGACAAATTTAACAGCAACCCTTGAGCACTGTCATCGGTTCCCCAAAGCCCGCCCCACCATTTACTAGCGGTACTACTCTTTGCCCTGGCTGTCACCGCGTCTGATGAAAAACTATCCCCGCCAAGGACGTGCCCTTGCTCGGTGTGTTTAATTTCCTGAGACGACGCTGCGTTCAACAAAAGTTTACTGAGAAAACCGGTTGCGAGGTATCCTACCGGAGTTTGCCTTAAATGTAAGTCAATTTCAGCAGCATTTCGATTCCCTAACTCGCTAAGAGAATCTGTTGTCAACCAATTCATACTACTATAACCTGACGCTGGTAGCCCATGCTGGTATTGCAGGTACGGTAGGTGGTGTGCATGGTGCGGAGTTCCAGGGAATATGTCATCCAGTTGTCCTAAAAACGCACTTTCTGCCTCTACAAAGTTCTGGTTGAAATCCCAACTTACCCACCCTGACACACTGTCGGCCAGGGCAGGATTCCGAGGGCGCCCTGGTAAATAATTTTGCAGAAATGACAAGGCAGGCCTAGAAATCACGGAGAACATGCCCATCAACGAGCTGTTCTGGTTTGGTTGCCGGAGAGAGGCCACTACATGCCCTGCGGCAGTGGATGGGGTCTGCACCCCAGAAGAGTATTCCCCGCGATTCATATTCCTAAACATTCGTAATACTGGCTTGTGGCAAAAAAAAATGTCGCTATGCAAGATAACTAAATGACTAGTTTTAATAAGGAATACCAATTGACTGCTTGCTGTTGTGCAGTTTGTCTAAGCGTTTTGGTTAGCTAACGttgctgtagctagctaactaagttAAGTTCACGTCCAGGACAACACGTTATGAaacaactaacgttagcttgagAGTTCATTACGACCAAACTTAGGTCTGGCAATCAAGGATAGCAAGAACTTGTAACTTGGTAGCTAGTTTTCACAGCTGTTAATAGGCTAGGTAACTAACGACGTTATCTTGATTTGAGATTATGTTCGTTTCGTTGGCAGTTGTTAGCGACAAATCTGATAATTTAGCTAGTAACTTGGTGTGCATTTCAGATCAGTGAAAACTCCATTACGGTCCCTTATCCATTACATAAGGCTAGCAATAGCATACCGGTTAGCTCTCCTTTGGTTTCTGAATAGCATCGTCCATGTTGTCCGCGACTCTCATGTTCTTTCGAGCAGTAAGATTCGTAAAAACAGCGGTCGTGACGGTAGAAACGGAGCAGAGACTTGACGAGTCATAACATAGGGATACATCCAGGTGAAACGATGATATTAAAGCCATTTTTGGTCTTGCCTGGAGAAAAAGCTGGTTTGAATTCCAGCACGTAACTAGAACTTAAACTAAGTTAGCTACTAGCACTAACCAATGGAGGTTTTGCGCCACAATCAGTGATCTGAAAAAGAGACTTCAACGAACGGACTATATATTCACTCGCTACAATGAACCTAATCGAATGCCACCGTAAGACAAATAATAGTCTTATCTAGATATCAACTAAATATATTATTTCGCTATTATTTCGCTTTCTCCTCTTTTCTCAATCGTTGTTTCATTTCCTTGTACGGCTACTCACTTGCCCGCTTTTCACAAGAGGATTTCGTCAGAAACTTTAGGGGGCGTCGTGAAAGAGCCTTTGTAGAACTGTTTAGGGACCGTCGCAGAGTTACCGGCGTCAGTAAACCACATAGGCAATGTTGCAAGACACGCAGTGTCCCGGTTATATAATGAAGTGAATCCAAGTCCCTGACTCCTGCAGTGTATAGAAAAAGCCCAGTGTGACAGGTGTTGAATTGGTAATACTTCACacagaataaaaaaaatattgtgtTTCAAGATAAACTGAAAAGTTAGAAATATTGCATCTTAAAAAGAGGAGTTTATGTCATACTTTTGGCATGGGGTATAGTATTTCTGAAATCAACCCATACATCACGACTTGGAATCATATATAGACCCCTATAGGCCTACTAGTGTGTTTAGCATCAAGTTAACATTCCACTCTGTTGCCCTCCAGTTACAGAAGGCCTATGGATGGCTACTATACTGACACAGCACACAACAGCAATAGCCTATCTTTCACGTTTCTGGAGCATGTGATTAATAAGTGATGCAGCAAACCCACGGTGGTCCTGATCACTGTGAAGAATGGGTGTTTGGTCCCATTTGAAGCCATTAGCGTTCCACTGGTTTATTCTGTGAGAGGTGTCTGCTGCTCTGCTGAACTTTTGATGCAGCAGTCTGTCCTGTAGGAGGCCACCCACCCATGCATGTATTTATGATGTATGCATCATGTCCCATTTTCTCTGAGTGCTGCCTGTACGGTCTTCTAAGGCATCAAATATTCATGACAAGAACATTTTCAATTCCTATTTTTAAAAGGAGGGTTGCACATCAGGAGGAAATTCTCAACTCATGGAAGTGCTCTCTTTGTGATCCGTCAATGTTTATTTCTAAAAGCATCtggtttcaatctctccctgtcagaCATGAAAGAGTATATATCTTACAGCAAAATTAGTGTCCACTCATCTGAAAGTTGCCAGAGATAGCATTAAAAATAGTGTCCAGACCAAAATCAATATAATACATTGTATTTATACaatggatcgaatccctgagctggcaaagtaaaaatctgtcattctggccctgaccaaggcagttaaccccctgttccccggtaggccgtcattgtaaataataatttgttcttaactcacttgcctaggtaaataaactTATGTGGGTGCCCTGATTTATTTTATCAGTGCCTAGCACAGTGTAACTTGAATCTTTCCCATACAGTATGCCTGGTATGGGGCATTGACTCCTAGCTGTTGAATGTCATACACTCTCATCATACTGTATTTACGTTTCTGTGTGGTCATCATCAGTGTGCTCTCAGCTTCAGCCAGCAGATCTTGTCTGAGCAACACCCCTGCAATGACGAACCCTGTTTCCCCACATAGAGATTTACTCAGGGTGAGTCACACTTATAATAATCTGACTGTTACACAGATGACTGTCTGGGTGTGCtgggacacagaggtatgtaGACTGACTGAGGTGTAGCctatcttctctccctccctccctcatagtAAAAAGGACTATAAGGGCATGGCATTGAGCTATACGATTAACAAATAAAATCACATGAAACTgtttcagagaaagagagaaggggggggtgtATTATGATACAGAAAGGGAATTTATTGATTCAATCTTACCTCTATCAAAAATAATGGGGTATATCATGGTCGCCACCCATACCTTAGCCCCAATGCTGTATCTGCAGAAAATGATTTTACTTTCAACAGAAGTTGAGGTTTAATTATGCCATTAATTATCATTAATCCGATCCCCCATAGTTTTGTGACTAGTTGGGTTGTCATGGTAATTAGACAACTGCTGCAGAGTCAGTGGATGTTTCATCTTACACAGGGCTTTCATCAGATGAAATACACACAACAGAACAGTgctcacacaaacacccacatcaCCACACGCGTCTTTTAGATTCAAGTTTATTTTGTTATTATTTAGTGCAAACAATATTACAAAACATGGTCAAAAAATAAGAAAATGCAATACAATTTTAAAGTCTAAAGAATAAGAAGTGGGGTAAAACTATATCCTGAATAAAAGAAAGAAATCACATTAATGATATTCTCAGTATTTACAGTACACAAGATCCAGTTCATTTTGAACTTACATTCGGTCCCGTTTTCCCAGCATTCCATAGAGGTCAGAGTTCAGTCCCTTGGAGCTGACCTGGAAGGACTCAGGTCAAACTCTTTCCCAGTCCCAAattgacccctagtccctacacctAGGCACTTCACATAGATCTGAAAGAACTAGAGAGGTACCTTCTGGTAGAATTTTCACTATATTGCTCAGACCTATACATTATTTTCAGATTTACACTTGGTACTTAGCAGGTAGGTGCTTGGTTTGGGAGTCCCAATGCCTTCCAATTAACCCCTGTCCTGGTCTCTTCCATTCGTAATCACTGGTCTGTTAGGCAAGAGCAACATTTCTATCATAaaacttttaaccagagccctatactGCATAGAGATCCATATTTGACTCTACTCTTAGCTAGAGTGTCAAGACCAGAAAGAAAAAGAGACATGGAGAAGGAAGCCATATGGTATTCCTCCTTTCCCCCAAAGTGGTACAACTGTCACGAGAAAAGAAAAAATCAAACCACTTTAATATTGGTCATCAGCCTTTTAGCACACAACAAATACCAACACTCAATATGGAGAAAGTAATCTTTCAATAATTTAAAAATGTCACACTAAAGAGCCTATAGCCACATTATAGCCATTCAGACTGTAGTGAAACACCCCCCAGGGAATACTCTTCCTGTTCcagaaatcaaacaaaatatgtaaatatcCACCAGACACATTCAAAGGGCAGTCAAATAAAGTGTTGTGTTTTTAGAATGAGAGCAGTGGTTAAACTGGTTGGTTCGGATTAAGCATACTGGTGCTGTGTGATTACTGCACTTCAGCCTCAGATAGGCTAACCTTTAGCCGAAGAGCTCCTCTTGTCATTTCTAACACACACCTGTTCAAACTGCCTGCCGTTGTTTCTAAAACAGTAATGTAGCTACTCTTTATGAATACTGAATGAAGAAACATTTTCAGAGATTTTGAAAAAAATATGAATGCTTTTAAAACAGGGCTGGTGAAATGGTATGTCATGTCAAAGCCTATGCAACCAAACCAAAAGAAATAGTATCTAAATATTCCTTGCAACGGATGCTGGTATGTTTAATGATCCAAGCAAATCCGCGTTACATTTCAACACCTTAGAAAGCCAGCCTTAACCTGTATTCCTCTGTAACTGTGTTGTGATCTGAAAACATCGGACAGCGAGACGTCCTTATCTTACAGATAGCTGCTCTGTTATAGAAACTGCCTTTACCGGTTAACCATATATCACCAGGGGTTGTTCCTTCCTGACCAGGAATAAACCTTATCCTAGTTATTTATATTTTGTTTACAGGTCAACGCTTCTCGCTCAATTCATGAGTTAACCTTGATATTCCCCTCTCAATTGCAACAACTCTGCCCACAAGCAGATTTTTCCACAGAAAATGGCCATTTTGCATTGCGAAAGGTCACAGTGTCTGTCTGCCAGTGAAACAAGGACAGTGTGTCCAGCTCTTACACAAGATAATGAGAGTGAGATATCAATGCCAAAAATGGCAAATCACTGAGTATCTCCCAAGGAAAGACACAAATGAGTTGAGCAATGTACACGTAGTCAAATCGTCGATTTGCTTCGTCAGCACTTCTGTCATTGTTCCGTTTTTTCCCTCttatagctacagtactgtataacACATGAAAATGATCACTTTGTAGTTTGAAAAAGCCACGAAAGTCAAATGTAAGTTCAAAATGCATGAGAAATACAACCAAGtgaaacatttccactgcatacAGTCGAATGGCGGGGGAGTTAAGTGTCCCGAAGGAGCAATTCTATGCTCAGGCAGTTTATCTGTGatgccagtgtaacggatgtgaa
Coding sequences:
- the LOC129843366 gene encoding uncharacterized protein LOC129843366; the encoded protein is MFRNMNRGEYSSGVQTPSTAAGHVVASLRQPNQNSSLMGMFSVISRPALSFLQNYLPGRPRNPALADSVSGWVSWDFNQNFVEAESAFLGQLDDIFPGTPHHAHHLPYLQYQHGLPASGYSSMNWLTTDSLSELGNRNAAEIDLHLRQTPVGYLATGFLSKLLLNAASSQEIKHTEQGHVLGGDSFSSDAVTARAKSSTASKWWGGLWGTDDSAQGLLLNLSSSKERTVENNHNRNVHCRQPECGTKAAVTMPTELFVQCNDGERTGPFCHKEEPTDNGSLQMATRTESLPSPDVLPLDHRETVCTRSHIVSVAAVTAFSELSALTPDQDNGYSSLEEEHSTSRLYMLRLPCEELQGITERTETDTPTQGSSGKREPERELGETAFTGGMEGEEEVEDSDVTDSEEEEMASAWPPSTPRCSNKAIAYIMGSPCSDDSQSDDSLSEDDDGFDGDGSSQFSDSEVLDEDEEDASDSERPDSETERLWTSLCQSRDPYNPQNFTAPLLTSPRTILSTSTATAACSLEASPPEQPPSPFSSPAEEFGSGDESSSSEVDEAESLRLWNSFSSSSDPYSPFNFQVPLRTRETTETKAGAGTGARCKRSSKTTPCSPRHEQGQSHSPPQYKKEAAEERLDSGFSETLSFPETTTMGCVTIKKVCFCDTVEEFYASEDDEDRCGPWEELARDRARFLRRVQDVEDDIGYVLSTTFRVAVYQRLQHHS